In Kordia antarctica, the following proteins share a genomic window:
- a CDS encoding LytR/AlgR family response regulator transcription factor, giving the protein MKELNKLKCIIIEDEIPAQRILKSYIEKVSHLELVATFNAALKAYDTLYTEDIDLIFLDINLPDISGLSFLRTLKNPPTIIMTTAYPDYAVESFEFETIIDYLVKPFSLERFLKAIQKTQRNQPRVTSAEATKAVSDTLFLNVDKTFYKIQFQDIFYVESERNYLTLVSKPQKLSFIGTLRTWKDKLPENQFVQIHKSFVINKDHVDKITGNEVYIHDKRIPIGRTFKARLFEVLDITGK; this is encoded by the coding sequence ATGAAGGAGTTGAATAAGCTGAAATGTATTATTATTGAAGATGAAATTCCTGCACAACGCATTCTGAAAAGTTATATTGAAAAAGTATCACATTTGGAATTAGTGGCAACATTTAATGCTGCTTTAAAAGCATATGACACGTTATACACAGAAGATATTGACTTGATTTTTTTAGACATTAATTTACCCGATATTTCTGGATTGAGTTTTCTGCGAACGCTCAAAAATCCGCCAACAATTATTATGACAACTGCGTATCCTGATTATGCAGTAGAAAGTTTTGAGTTTGAAACCATTATTGATTATTTAGTGAAGCCGTTTTCGTTGGAACGTTTCCTAAAGGCAATTCAAAAAACACAGCGGAATCAACCCAGAGTTACTTCTGCGGAAGCGACAAAAGCAGTTTCGGACACCTTATTTTTAAACGTTGATAAAACCTTTTATAAAATTCAGTTTCAGGATATTTTTTATGTCGAATCCGAACGAAATTACCTCACATTAGTAAGCAAACCGCAAAAACTATCTTTTATAGGAACATTGCGCACTTGGAAAGATAAATTGCCTGAAAATCAATTTGTTCAAATTCATAAATCGTTTGTGATTAATAAAGATCATGTTGATAAAATCACGGGAAACGAAGTGTATATTCACGACAAACGCATTCCGATTGGAAGAACTTTCAAAGCGAGATTGTTTGAAGTGTTGGATATTACTGGGAAATAA